A genomic window from Sphingobacteriales bacterium includes:
- a CDS encoding CoA transferase: protein MSRKPQQGPLQGIRILDLSRLLPGPLATQMMADLGAEVIKIEDPKAPDYTRFFPPQKGSLSLHYLSINRSKKSITLDLKSETGINKFFELVKTADIVIDSFRPGVLQKMGLDYESAKKHNEKIIYVAVTGYGYNGPYQYKAGHDLNYIGYAGILGLTGDKDRPVIPACQTADVAGGSYPTIVACLSALWARERTGKGQFVDVAMTDCVMPLLSMQFGEALNANVQLRRGEPMLSGGMANYNVYKCKDDKWIALGSLEPKFWQGVCVMLGKPDWVPRMMPVPEMVEALKKDLQEIFLTKSRDEWVKEAEGHDICLSPILDLEEVEKDEHLNEREMFFETEHADYGKVKGVNQPFKFSETPAKPSWGAPLMGEDNDMLNE from the coding sequence ATGTCACGCAAACCACAACAAGGCCCCTTACAGGGTATTCGCATCTTAGATTTAAGCCGATTATTGCCCGGACCGCTCGCCACACAAATGATGGCAGATTTAGGCGCCGAAGTCATCAAGATTGAAGACCCAAAGGCGCCTGATTACACACGCTTTTTCCCTCCTCAGAAAGGCTCGCTGTCGCTGCACTATTTAAGCATCAACCGAAGTAAGAAATCCATTACGCTCGATTTAAAATCAGAAACGGGCATAAACAAATTTTTCGAATTGGTAAAAACCGCCGACATCGTAATCGATTCCTTCCGCCCGGGAGTACTTCAAAAAATGGGCCTCGACTACGAATCCGCCAAAAAGCACAATGAAAAGATCATTTATGTGGCAGTAACAGGATACGGATACAATGGGCCTTATCAATACAAAGCCGGCCATGACCTGAATTATATCGGGTATGCCGGTATATTAGGATTAACGGGCGACAAAGACAGACCCGTTATCCCCGCCTGCCAGACGGCCGATGTGGCGGGCGGAAGTTATCCAACTATCGTGGCGTGCCTTTCCGCCCTGTGGGCAAGGGAGCGTACCGGCAAAGGACAGTTCGTGGACGTCGCGATGACGGATTGCGTGATGCCTTTGCTGTCGATGCAGTTTGGTGAAGCGCTGAATGCGAATGTGCAGTTGCGGCGCGGGGAGCCCATGCTGAGCGGCGGGATGGCTAACTACAATGTCTATAAATGCAAAGACGATAAATGGATAGCCTTGGGTTCGCTGGAACCTAAATTCTGGCAGGGCGTATGTGTGATGCTGGGTAAACCGGACTGGGTGCCGAGAATGATGCCGGTACCGGAAATGGTGGAAGCCTTGAAGAAAGACCTGCAGGAGATTTTCCTCACAAAATCACGCGATGAATGGGTGAAAGAAGCGGAAGGGCATGACATCTGCCTGTCTCCCATTTTAGATTTGGAAGAAGTGGAAAAGGACGAACACCTGAATGAGCGGGAAATGTTCTTTGAAACGGAACATGCAGATTACGGAAAAGTGAAAGGCGTCAATCAACCGTTCAAATTCTCCGAAACACCAGCAAAACCAAGCTGGGGCGCTCCCTTGATGGGAGAAGACAATGATATGTTAAACGAATAA
- a CDS encoding nitroreductase, protein MNPVSAVLKQLIADRRTVKPEAFNSKPVPKEIILEMLEAANWAPTHGMTEPWRFVIFSGEKGVEQFGQLHAGIYQQETPSEQYLQKKYDTLLHKPDNASNVIVIIMKRGDNKNIPENEEMAATACAVQNMLLTAAAHQVAAYWGTGGMCYHPAMKTTLGFDEQDKIIGFLYLGYSNQEHPKGCRNTPIEKKITWR, encoded by the coding sequence ATGAATCCAGTTAGCGCCGTCTTAAAACAACTGATTGCAGACAGAAGAACCGTAAAACCGGAAGCATTCAACAGCAAACCGGTACCGAAAGAAATTATACTTGAAATGCTGGAGGCCGCTAACTGGGCTCCCACGCATGGCATGACGGAACCCTGGCGCTTTGTTATTTTCTCCGGGGAAAAAGGCGTCGAACAATTCGGTCAATTACATGCAGGCATTTATCAGCAGGAAACACCTTCCGAGCAATATCTGCAAAAAAAATACGACACCCTGTTACACAAGCCGGACAATGCCTCAAATGTGATAGTAATCATCATGAAACGCGGGGACAATAAAAATATTCCCGAAAACGAAGAAATGGCCGCCACGGCCTGCGCTGTCCAGAACATGCTACTGACGGCCGCCGCACATCAGGTGGCAGCGTATTGGGGAACGGGTGGCATGTGCTATCATCCCGCAATGAAAACAACACTTGGTTTTGATGAACAGGATAAAATTATTGGATTCTTATATCTTGGATACTCAAATCAGGAACATCCAAAAGGCTGCAGAAACACGCCGATAGAGAAAAAAATTACCTGGCGGTAA
- the prmC gene encoding peptide chain release factor N(5)-glutamine methyltransferase, which yields MNVQQYKNIILPMLQESFDEREADNLFKYTLEDYYRKRFFDVKDYDLNDDEMEELNFIYEKISNHYPIQYIFNKAPFYGFELYVDENVLIPRPETEELVDWIIKENNSPVLTVLDIGTGSGCIPVALKKHKPDWVVFAIDISENALEVAKVNALKYEAEIEFFPVDILETTHLSVDRKLYMETPDTEPLMLDIIVSNPPYIPQEQREEMSASAIRFEPHLALFVYDVNPLVFYDKIADFALEHLKKDGKLYLELNEFNAEQVLDLLMKRGFYPVVLRKDFSGKDRMICAQITAR from the coding sequence TTGAACGTACAACAGTATAAAAATATCATACTGCCCATGTTGCAGGAATCTTTCGACGAAAGGGAAGCGGATAATCTGTTTAAATATACTTTGGAAGATTACTATAGAAAGCGATTTTTTGATGTGAAGGATTATGACCTGAATGATGATGAAATGGAGGAACTGAATTTTATTTATGAGAAGATATCCAATCATTATCCCATTCAGTATATTTTCAATAAAGCGCCGTTTTACGGGTTTGAATTATATGTGGATGAAAATGTGCTGATTCCGCGGCCTGAAACGGAAGAACTGGTGGACTGGATCATTAAAGAAAACAACAGCCCTGTGCTGACCGTTTTAGACATCGGTACCGGGAGCGGGTGTATTCCCGTTGCGTTGAAAAAGCACAAGCCGGATTGGGTGGTTTTTGCCATTGATATTTCAGAAAATGCGCTGGAAGTGGCAAAGGTGAATGCCCTGAAATATGAAGCGGAAATTGAATTCTTTCCGGTGGATATTCTGGAAACGACACATCTGTCCGTAGACAGAAAATTATACATGGAGACACCTGATACGGAACCTTTGATGCTTGATATCATTGTAAGTAATCCGCCCTATATTCCTCAGGAGCAACGGGAGGAGATGTCCGCTTCCGCCATTCGCTTTGAGCCTCATCTGGCATTATTCGTCTACGATGTCAATCCGTTGGTGTTTTACGATAAGATTGCAGATTTCGCGCTGGAGCACCTGAAAAAAGACGGAAAATTATACCTGGAATTAAACGAGTTTAATGCGGAGCAGGTGCTGGATTTATTGATGAAAAGAGGTTTTTATCCGGTTGTGCTGAGAAAAGATTTCTCCGGAAAAGACAGGATGATATGCGCTCAGATTACCGCCAGGTAA
- the ribD gene encoding bifunctional diaminohydroxyphosphoribosylaminopyrimidine deaminase/5-amino-6-(5-phosphoribosylamino)uracil reductase RibD, protein MLKYIQEDNSMTDFSTYHEKYMHRCFQLAKAGESYVAPNPMVGAVLVYEDRIIGEGYHQEYGKAHAEVNCLHSVKEADHHLIGKSTLYVSLEPCSHFGKTPPCTDLIIRHKIPKVVIAVQDIFSEVNGKGIQRLKENNIEVVTGILEKEGKELIRQFLYFHSHKMPFVTLKFAQSKDGYIGIKGKEIAISGILSKRYTHQLRAAHQAVLVGKNTVLTDNPQLTLRHWTGKNPVRIVLAHQDDIPADYNVWNKEAETLFLSGSIKDVLHSLAEKNIVSVLVEGGADVLRQFMESNSWNEAHIITSNESIPRTADDIPIASPCIQGIAEKTLYAETDTVQILKNPDAPFAA, encoded by the coding sequence ATGCTGAAATATATTCAGGAAGACAACAGTATGACTGATTTTTCAACATATCATGAAAAATATATGCACAGGTGCTTTCAACTGGCGAAGGCCGGCGAAAGCTACGTGGCACCCAATCCCATGGTGGGTGCCGTTCTGGTGTATGAAGACCGTATCATAGGGGAAGGTTACCATCAGGAATACGGCAAGGCGCATGCCGAAGTAAACTGCCTCCATTCCGTAAAGGAAGCCGACCATCACCTTATTGGCAAATCCACCCTGTATGTCAGTCTGGAACCCTGCTCCCATTTTGGAAAAACACCACCGTGTACAGATCTAATCATCCGGCATAAAATTCCGAAAGTGGTGATTGCCGTTCAGGATATCTTCTCGGAAGTGAACGGAAAAGGCATTCAGCGATTGAAGGAAAATAACATTGAAGTGGTTACCGGTATATTGGAAAAAGAAGGAAAAGAGCTTATCCGCCAGTTCCTGTATTTTCATTCTCATAAAATGCCGTTTGTTACGCTTAAATTTGCACAAAGCAAGGACGGATACATAGGCATAAAAGGGAAGGAAATTGCCATTTCAGGTATCCTCTCCAAACGATATACCCATCAGCTCCGCGCGGCACATCAGGCTGTATTGGTTGGTAAAAACACTGTACTGACAGACAACCCCCAATTGACTCTCCGGCACTGGACGGGAAAAAATCCGGTTAGAATCGTCTTAGCCCATCAAGATGACATCCCTGCGGATTATAATGTTTGGAACAAGGAAGCTGAAACGCTTTTTTTAAGCGGGAGTATAAAAGACGTCCTGCATTCACTGGCTGAAAAAAACATCGTTTCCGTGCTGGTGGAAGGAGGTGCCGATGTGCTGCGGCAATTCATGGAAAGTAACAGTTGGAATGAAGCGCATATCATTACTTCTAATGAATCAATCCCGAGAACGGCAGACGATATCCCTATCGCTTCACCCTGTATCCAAGGCATTGCAGAAAAGACACTTTACGCAGAAACCGATACCGTTCAAATCCTAAAAAATCCAGATGCTCCATTTGCTGCTTAG
- a CDS encoding YigZ family protein — protein MDAYKTIKEPVENFLYKEKASKFIGFAYPVDSEAAIKERLAAVRSLHTKATHHCYAYRLGLDKNNYRTHDDGEPNGTAGKPIIGQMDSLGITNCLIIVVRYFGGTKLGVSGLIDAYKETAKETLAAATFIERKILDYYTITCDYTFINRAFQIIHKLHGVIIRQEIDNTVLFLIGIEQDKSRVLEKELSEQQFPFQFVERK, from the coding sequence ATGGATGCCTACAAAACAATAAAAGAGCCTGTAGAAAATTTTCTTTACAAAGAGAAAGCGAGCAAATTTATCGGTTTTGCCTATCCTGTCGACAGTGAAGCAGCCATCAAAGAAAGATTGGCTGCCGTCAGGAGCCTCCACACCAAAGCCACCCATCATTGCTATGCCTACCGTTTAGGCCTGGACAAAAACAATTACCGCACGCATGACGACGGTGAGCCGAATGGCACCGCGGGTAAACCCATCATCGGGCAGATGGATTCACTGGGCATCACCAACTGCCTGATCATTGTTGTCCGTTATTTCGGAGGTACCAAACTGGGTGTTTCCGGCCTGATAGATGCCTACAAAGAAACCGCAAAAGAAACACTTGCCGCTGCTACTTTCATTGAACGCAAAATCCTGGATTATTATACCATCACCTGTGATTATACATTCATCAACAGGGCGTTTCAGATCATTCATAAACTACATGGAGTGATTATCCGACAGGAGATAGATAACACCGTATTATTCCTGATTGGAATTGAGCAGGATAAATCCAGGGTTTTGGAAAAAGAGTTATCGGAACAGCAGTTCCCTTTTCAGTTTGTGGAACGAAAATAA
- the rdgB gene encoding RdgB/HAM1 family non-canonical purine NTP pyrophosphatase has protein sequence MSALVFATNNSNKIREIEALLKGKYQLKKLEEIGCLEELPETHETIGENSAEKAEYVYRHYQVNCFAEDTGLEVEALNGEPGVYSARYAGEERDAGKNMDKLLKEMDGVENRTAQFKTVVTLILDGKHYQFTGILKGEIGLEKRGLYGFGYDPVFVLDDGRTLAEVMLDEKSRISHRGKATQQLIDFLNAYNAG, from the coding sequence ATGAGTGCCTTAGTCTTTGCCACCAATAATTCCAATAAAATCAGGGAAATTGAAGCTTTACTGAAAGGGAAATACCAGCTGAAAAAGCTGGAAGAGATAGGCTGCCTGGAAGAGCTGCCGGAAACCCATGAAACGATAGGGGAAAACTCGGCGGAAAAAGCGGAATATGTCTATCGCCATTATCAGGTAAATTGTTTTGCGGAAGATACCGGACTGGAGGTGGAGGCGCTGAACGGTGAGCCCGGTGTGTACAGCGCCCGCTATGCCGGTGAAGAAAGAGATGCCGGAAAGAACATGGACAAGTTGCTGAAAGAAATGGACGGCGTTGAAAACAGAACGGCGCAGTTCAAGACGGTCGTTACCCTGATACTTGACGGGAAACACTATCAGTTTACCGGTATTTTGAAGGGGGAAATCGGGTTGGAAAAAAGAGGGTTGTACGGATTTGGCTACGATCCCGTTTTTGTGCTGGATGATGGCAGAACGCTGGCGGAAGTGATGCTGGATGAAAAATCGCGTATCAGCCACAGAGGAAAAGCCACGCAGCAGCTGATTGATTTCCTGAATGCCTATAATGCAGGCTAA
- a CDS encoding branched-chain amino acid aminotransferase has protein sequence MMETETLPIEVEKIAQSKLPSIDFNHIPFGKTFSDHMLVAEYYDGKWQHAKIMPYQDFSLSPASNVFHYGQAIFEGMKAYYKQDDSGIVLFRPEKNWERLNKSAVRMSMPEVPKELFMEGIQKLIELDRDFIPKAAGSSLYIRPFMIGTEPFIGVRTSDRYLFSIIIGPTGPYYGEPISVLVYDTFIRATKGGYGNAKAAGNYAGTLYPVELARKMGYKDVLWLDGEHKKYANEVGTMNIFFVVDGKLITPETDGSILEGITRDSIITIARDLGYTVEERPIPFDEIVEAHGNGTLTEMFGTGTAAVVNPVNRFGYKGKDYVLDEKSFVMANRLKEELVGIQKCTTEDKFGWVVDVL, from the coding sequence CTGATGGAAACGGAAACCCTGCCTATCGAGGTGGAGAAAATAGCACAAAGCAAATTGCCTTCCATTGACTTTAACCATATTCCGTTTGGAAAAACATTTTCCGACCACATGCTGGTGGCTGAATATTATGACGGCAAATGGCAGCATGCTAAAATCATGCCCTATCAGGATTTTTCGTTAAGTCCCGCCAGCAATGTCTTTCACTACGGGCAAGCCATCTTCGAAGGGATGAAAGCCTACTACAAGCAGGACGACAGCGGCATTGTGTTATTCCGACCTGAAAAAAACTGGGAACGGCTCAACAAATCCGCCGTCAGAATGTCAATGCCGGAAGTGCCGAAAGAACTATTCATGGAAGGCATCCAAAAGCTGATTGAACTGGACAGGGATTTTATTCCGAAAGCAGCCGGCAGCTCCTTATATATCCGGCCTTTCATGATCGGTACAGAACCCTTTATCGGAGTGAGGACATCTGACCGGTATCTGTTTTCCATCATCATAGGGCCAACCGGCCCTTATTACGGCGAACCCATCTCCGTGTTGGTTTACGACACTTTCATACGCGCCACCAAAGGGGGTTACGGCAATGCCAAAGCTGCCGGAAATTATGCCGGCACCTTATATCCGGTGGAATTAGCCCGCAAAATGGGCTACAAGGATGTATTATGGCTGGATGGCGAACACAAGAAATACGCCAACGAAGTGGGTACGATGAATATCTTTTTCGTCGTGGATGGGAAGCTGATAACGCCTGAAACGGATGGCTCCATTCTGGAAGGCATCACGAGAGACAGCATTATCACCATTGCCAGAGATTTGGGATACACCGTCGAAGAGCGTCCGATTCCGTTTGATGAAATCGTGGAAGCGCACGGAAACGGAACGCTGACAGAGATGTTTGGAACAGGAACGGCTGCGGTGGTAAATCCGGTGAACCGTTTCGGCTACAAAGGCAAAGACTATGTCCTGGATGAGAAATCGTTTGTGATGGCCAACCGCCTCAAAGAGGAACTGGTAGGCATACAGAAATGCACCACTGAAGACAAATTCGGCTGGGTGGTAGACGTTTTGTAG
- a CDS encoding T9SS type A sorting domain-containing protein, which yields MVTCDINNHTLKHIPTISFVFMLLFIFDNRTKAEELPCANERFQQLLFKDPTYKAYFEAVNQAMQANTSGQKINGAILEIPVVVHVLHLGEPVGTGTNISDEQIIDAVRGANERWRRRNTTEGVDMEIQFCLAQTDPNGNPTNGIVRKDASGIEQYKDYGIGYIGALGQPGSDEAYTKNFSNWPHTYVYNIWVVNKIAGGWGGYAFFPFSFNYPTDGVVIVANSIKYSSSTLAHELGHGMGLFHTFQGDDNGCPIDGICAIFGDWVCDTPPHRQPDCGSSSCNNGTNANNSYRNIMSYCNNRSLFTQGQKSRSRDIITTTTRNALLSSAACTPPPCLSTFSGIDNLTCNEAESGVRKDTLLNAGGCDSIITTTTTLLPSPIADFSYSVSGNEVTFTDLSEHYNTLLWNFGDDSTSTAISPTHNYSLPGNYTISLSASNNCATDTTYKEIEIAFTTNTLNSNYTHPSVYPNPNNGIFNVRTSVAADEKMYLQLFNQLGQLIFQQQLFQGKEHTIRPDAVLPKGVYFLTLTRNYLQA from the coding sequence ATGGTAACTTGTGATATCAACAACCATACATTGAAACACATTCCAACAATCTCGTTTGTCTTCATGCTGTTATTCATCTTCGATAACCGTACAAAAGCTGAAGAATTACCATGTGCCAATGAACGTTTTCAGCAGTTGTTATTTAAAGACCCGACATACAAGGCTTATTTCGAAGCCGTAAATCAGGCAATGCAAGCAAATACATCCGGTCAAAAGATAAACGGTGCCATCCTGGAAATTCCGGTGGTCGTGCATGTGTTGCATTTGGGTGAGCCTGTCGGAACGGGAACGAACATTTCCGATGAGCAGATTATCGATGCCGTTCGCGGGGCCAATGAACGCTGGAGACGACGAAACACGACCGAAGGAGTAGATATGGAAATTCAGTTTTGCCTGGCACAAACCGACCCGAACGGAAACCCGACCAATGGCATCGTTCGCAAAGATGCCAGCGGCATTGAACAATACAAAGATTACGGCATCGGTTATATCGGCGCACTGGGACAGCCCGGCTCCGACGAAGCCTATACCAAAAACTTCAGCAACTGGCCGCACACCTATGTTTACAACATCTGGGTGGTCAATAAGATTGCCGGCGGGTGGGGCGGTTATGCCTTCTTTCCCTTTTCCTTCAATTACCCGACTGACGGAGTTGTCATCGTAGCGAATTCCATCAAGTACAGCAGTTCCACGCTTGCCCACGAACTCGGGCATGGCATGGGATTATTCCATACCTTCCAGGGTGATGACAACGGCTGCCCCATAGACGGGATATGTGCCATCTTTGGCGACTGGGTTTGCGACACGCCCCCACACCGGCAGCCGGACTGTGGTTCCAGCAGCTGCAACAACGGCACAAATGCCAACAACTCCTACAGAAACATCATGAGCTATTGCAACAACAGGTCATTGTTTACACAAGGTCAAAAATCGAGGTCAAGGGATATAATCACCACCACCACCCGGAACGCCTTATTAAGTTCTGCTGCCTGTACGCCTCCCCCGTGTTTGTCCACCTTTTCCGGTATAGACAATCTCACCTGTAACGAAGCGGAATCGGGTGTGAGAAAAGACACCCTGCTGAATGCCGGAGGATGTGACAGCATCATTACCACCACCACTACGCTACTTCCCTCACCCATTGCAGATTTCTCCTATTCCGTTTCGGGAAATGAAGTAACGTTCACCGACTTGTCCGAACACTACAATACCCTGCTTTGGAATTTCGGGGATGATTCCACTTCGACAGCCATTTCCCCTACACATAACTATTCATTGCCGGGAAACTATACCATCTCTTTATCTGCAAGCAATAACTGCGCCACCGATACAACCTACAAAGAGATAGAAATAGCCTTTACAACAAATACCTTAAATTCCAATTATACCCATCCATCCGTATATCCCAACCCGAACAATGGGATTTTTAATGTACGCACTTCGGTTGCAGCAGATGAAAAAATGTATTTACAATTGTTCAACCAGCTCGGACAGCTTATCTTTCAGCAGCAATTATTCCAGGGAAAAGAACATACGATCAGACCCGATGCAGTTCTACCAAAGGGTGTTTATTTTCTGACACTAACAAGAAATTACCTCCAGGCTTAA
- a CDS encoding aldehyde dehydrogenase — translation MTINIQNQTYAAFDAAALVDKQRRFFNTGKTKDVEFRIQNLKKLRQLIADNEQAIMDALKKDLNKSPMEAYGTEIGFLLADIDHTLKNIRTLSKPRKVKTPLFHQLGSSWIQAEPYGVTYIIAPWNYPFQLALAPVIGSMSAGNTCILRPSRMSDNTARILEKIINENFDEAYLKVVLSNIEQSNALLEQKFDYIFFTGSPDVGRQIYQAAAKHLTPVTLELGGKSPLFVDETFNTNWGIKRMVWGKFTNAGQTCVAPDYALVDKKVKQKFVELFAKTTKEFFGENPQKSPDLGRIINEKHFLRLSELLKKGNILMGGQTDINDLYIAPTLIDGVSPDDPIMQGEIFGPILPIIEYSSLDEAIQFVNSRNKPLALYIFSDDKVYQERILAETSSGNASINECLMHVGQFELPFGGVGESGIGAYHGQLSFDTFSHLKGILKKSTMSDLKQRFPPYTESGTNLIKKLIGWLM, via the coding sequence ATGACAATAAATATTCAAAACCAAACCTATGCAGCTTTTGATGCAGCCGCTTTGGTAGACAAACAACGCCGGTTTTTCAATACCGGAAAAACCAAAGATGTTGAATTCAGGATTCAGAATCTGAAAAAGCTCCGGCAGCTAATAGCTGATAATGAGCAGGCTATCATGGATGCCTTGAAGAAAGATTTGAATAAATCGCCGATGGAGGCCTACGGCACGGAAATCGGTTTCCTGCTGGCAGATATCGACCATACCTTAAAAAATATCCGCACGCTTTCCAAACCCAGGAAAGTGAAAACACCGCTGTTTCACCAGTTAGGTTCATCCTGGATACAGGCCGAACCTTATGGCGTTACCTATATCATCGCGCCATGGAATTATCCTTTTCAGCTGGCACTGGCGCCGGTTATCGGTTCCATGTCGGCTGGAAATACCTGTATCCTTCGTCCTTCCAGAATGTCGGATAACACCGCCAGGATTCTGGAGAAGATCATCAATGAAAATTTTGACGAAGCTTATCTGAAAGTGGTTTTATCCAATATCGAGCAGAGCAATGCCCTGCTGGAACAGAAGTTCGATTATATCTTCTTTACCGGAAGCCCGGATGTTGGCCGTCAGATTTACCAGGCTGCCGCCAAACACCTGACGCCGGTGACACTGGAACTCGGCGGCAAAAGCCCGCTCTTCGTGGATGAAACATTCAACACGAACTGGGGTATCAAGCGGATGGTATGGGGTAAATTCACGAATGCCGGTCAAACCTGCGTGGCACCGGATTATGCATTGGTGGATAAGAAAGTGAAACAAAAATTTGTGGAGCTGTTTGCCAAAACCACCAAAGAGTTTTTTGGTGAAAACCCGCAGAAAAGCCCGGATCTGGGACGTATCATCAATGAAAAGCATTTCCTGCGTTTGTCTGAGTTGCTGAAGAAAGGCAATATCCTGATGGGCGGCCAAACGGATATCAACGATTTGTATATCGCACCGACGCTGATTGACGGTGTCTCTCCGGATGATCCGATCATGCAGGGTGAAATCTTCGGGCCGATCCTGCCTATCATCGAATACAGCTCATTGGATGAAGCGATTCAATTTGTCAATTCCCGAAATAAGCCGCTGGCATTGTATATCTTCTCCGATGATAAGGTCTATCAGGAGCGCATCCTGGCGGAAACCTCTTCCGGCAACGCTTCCATCAATGAGTGCCTGATGCACGTGGGGCAGTTTGAATTGCCGTTCGGCGGTGTGGGCGAAAGCGGTATCGGTGCATACCACGGCCAGTTAAGCTTTGATACGTTCAGCCACCTGAAAGGCATTCTCAAAAAATCTACGATGAGTGATTTGAAGCAGCGGTTCCCGCCGTATACCGAAAGCGGAACGAATCTGATTAAAAAACTGATAGGCTGGTTGATGTAA
- a CDS encoding DUF962 domain-containing protein gives MKTIDEWLSLYGRDHQHPTNKLIHWICVPVIFFTVLGLFWCIPVPAFMGKINFGIVVYLLSLVFYLSLSIPLFIGFLLAGALCLAFSSALFIYFGRQNYAIILGIVFVVAWIGQFIGHKLEGQKPSFFEDVQFLLIGPAWLLHFIYQKIGISYK, from the coding sequence ATGAAGACAATTGACGAATGGCTGAGTTTATACGGCAGGGATCATCAGCATCCCACCAATAAACTGATTCACTGGATTTGTGTCCCGGTCATTTTCTTTACCGTGCTCGGTTTGTTCTGGTGCATTCCGGTTCCGGCTTTCATGGGTAAGATCAATTTCGGCATTGTCGTCTACCTGTTGTCACTTGTCTTTTATCTCAGCTTATCCATTCCTTTATTCATTGGATTCCTCCTGGCCGGCGCATTGTGCCTGGCATTCAGTTCCGCGCTGTTTATTTATTTCGGCAGGCAAAACTATGCAATCATTCTCGGGATTGTCTTTGTAGTGGCCTGGATAGGACAGTTTATCGGACATAAGCTGGAGGGGCAAAAACCATCCTTCTTCGAGGATGTTCAGTTTCTGCTGATTGGCCCGGCGTGGCTGCTGCATTTTATTTACCAAAAGATAGGCATCAGCTACAAATAA
- a CDS encoding carboxypeptidase-like regulatory domain-containing protein, which translates to MKKLSLVLSFFSCISLYAQNAVLKGTLKDSKSNETLIGVNIAVENNTAGTTSDVDGRYELSLAPGKYNIIFSYVGYDNITKSVTLKAGQTDNLDVLMGELQSMLDEVVVTSSKFERKIGEESVSIDIIKPAALEKQNLNDVKDVLMRSSGVTVVDGQANIRGGSGYSYGAGTA; encoded by the coding sequence ATGAAGAAACTATCGCTCGTACTCTCTTTTTTTTCCTGCATTTCCCTTTATGCCCAAAATGCCGTGCTGAAAGGAACCTTAAAAGATTCCAAAAGCAACGAGACGCTGATTGGTGTCAATATTGCCGTGGAAAACAATACCGCCGGAACTACATCTGATGTGGACGGCAGATATGAACTGTCGCTGGCTCCGGGCAAATACAACATTATCTTCAGCTATGTGGGCTATGACAATATTACAAAATCCGTAACCTTAAAAGCCGGACAGACGGATAATTTAGATGTGCTGATGGGTGAACTGCAAAGTATGCTGGATGAAGTGGTGGTGACCAGCAGTAAATTTGAACGTAAAATCGGAGAAGAAAGTGTCTCCATCGATATTATTAAGCCGGCAGCTTTAGAAAAACAAAACCTGAACGATGTAAAAGATGTACTAATGCGCAGTTCAGGCGTAACGGTCGTGGACGGACAGGCCAATATACGGGGTGGCTCCGGTTATTCTTATGGCGCAGGTACCGCGTAA
- a CDS encoding TonB-dependent receptor plug domain-containing protein produces the protein MLLLDDLPILQADAGFPSWDGLPVENIGQIEVIKGAASALYGSSAMNGIINVRTAYPTSKPYAKLSVFGSVIR, from the coding sequence ATGCTATTGCTAGACGACCTTCCGATCTTGCAGGCCGATGCCGGATTTCCCAGCTGGGATGGATTACCGGTGGAAAACATCGGGCAGATTGAAGTGATTAAAGGGGCTGCATCCGCCTTATACGGTTCATCCGCCATGAACGGAATCATTAACGTTCGAACGGCTTATCCTACCTCCAAACCTTACGCCAAATTATCAGTTTTCGGCTCAGTAATCAGATAA